A genomic window from Helicobacter suis HS1 includes:
- a CDS encoding heavy metal translocating P-type ATPase encodes MTTKHFYIEGMTCSSCSSGIERSLGRKKYIQSIAVDLISKKAVVNYDESQASLEDIFKQIEKLGYHPQNEALINKASAKTSFLNPAFLTPNYRLILTLLASLGVLSLSMFAKLLHLPPALQNPFNNGLIQLCFTLIAMHMGRDFYLQGFKALFARQPNMDSLVALGTASAWLYSLFLLFKAYLHIPIEGFYFEGVCVILFFVMLGKQIEERSKNKALKAMQTLISHQSKSALKLDGEQIVEVSIESLQKGDVLQILPGSYIPVDGVLSKGEAEIDESMLSGESMPVYKTEGMEVFAGTLNTTTTFFMRATHTQENSTLHKILELINNAQGSKAQIARLADKVAGVFVPIVIAIASLAFLVWLILGDFKQALEVFVAVLVISCPCALGLATPMSILVAQKEASLLGLFFKNAQALEKARLVNYVVFDKTGTLTLGKPIVQEVRVKEGVDLQKVLSLCASLESHSEHVLAQGIVSYAKEQGVILKEVQDAQAKPGFGICGKIEGQVYKAGNLEYFNVENPFENLAGIPVFIGTDSEILGVFILADRLKPEVKEAILQLKDLNITPMLLSGDALLNVKALATELGIENYKAQAKPEDKLKAIDALKAQGQIVMMVGDGMNDAPSLARSDVGVVMAKGSDASLEVADVVSFNNDIQSIVGAIKLSMHTITNIQQNLFWAFCYNSVAIPLACGVGYKLGIMFNPMLASLAMSLSSVSVVLNAQRLRGIHFKIRGLHARD; translated from the coding sequence ATGACTACCAAACATTTTTATATTGAGGGCATGACTTGTAGCTCGTGCTCAAGTGGAATTGAACGCTCTTTAGGGCGCAAAAAGTATATTCAAAGTATTGCGGTGGATTTAATTAGTAAAAAGGCGGTAGTCAATTATGATGAGAGTCAAGCTAGCCTAGAGGATATTTTTAAACAAATTGAAAAACTAGGTTATCACCCGCAAAATGAGGCTCTCATTAACAAAGCCAGCGCTAAAACCTCCTTTTTAAATCCTGCTTTTCTCACACCTAATTACAGACTCATTTTAACCTTGTTAGCCAGTTTAGGGGTACTTAGTCTTTCTATGTTTGCTAAACTTCTGCACTTACCCCCAGCCTTACAAAACCCTTTTAATAATGGCTTGATTCAGTTGTGCTTTACTTTAATTGCCATGCACATGGGACGGGATTTTTATTTACAGGGTTTTAAAGCCCTTTTTGCACGCCAACCTAATATGGATAGCCTAGTGGCTCTTGGTACTGCTAGTGCATGGCTTTATAGCCTATTTTTACTCTTTAAGGCCTATTTACACATACCCATAGAGGGTTTTTATTTTGAGGGCGTGTGTGTGATTTTATTTTTTGTCATGCTAGGCAAGCAAATAGAGGAGCGCTCTAAAAATAAGGCTTTAAAAGCTATGCAAACTTTAATTAGCCACCAAAGCAAGAGCGCGCTTAAACTAGATGGAGAACAAATTGTAGAAGTTTCTATAGAAAGTTTGCAAAAAGGAGATGTACTCCAGATTTTACCCGGGAGTTATATCCCAGTAGATGGGGTGCTTTCTAAGGGAGAGGCTGAAATTGATGAATCCATGTTAAGCGGTGAGAGCATGCCTGTATATAAAACAGAGGGCATGGAAGTCTTTGCAGGCACGCTTAATACCACCACGACATTTTTCATGCGCGCCACGCACACCCAAGAAAATAGCACCCTACATAAGATTTTAGAACTCATTAATAACGCTCAAGGTTCTAAAGCCCAAATTGCGCGCTTAGCAGACAAAGTAGCTGGGGTGTTTGTACCAATTGTTATTGCTATTGCGAGTTTAGCCTTTTTAGTGTGGCTTATTTTAGGGGATTTTAAACAGGCTTTAGAAGTATTTGTAGCCGTTTTGGTGATCTCTTGTCCATGTGCTTTAGGCTTAGCCACGCCTATGTCTATTTTAGTCGCCCAAAAAGAAGCGAGCTTACTAGGGTTATTTTTTAAAAACGCACAGGCTTTAGAAAAGGCGCGTTTGGTTAATTATGTGGTTTTTGATAAGACGGGTACACTTACTTTAGGCAAACCTATCGTTCAAGAGGTACGGGTTAAAGAAGGTGTAGATTTACAAAAAGTATTGAGTTTATGCGCGAGTTTAGAGTCTCATAGCGAACATGTATTAGCTCAAGGGATTGTAAGTTATGCTAAAGAGCAGGGCGTGATCTTAAAAGAGGTACAGGATGCGCAGGCTAAACCGGGTTTTGGGATTTGTGGCAAAATAGAGGGGCAAGTTTATAAGGCGGGTAATTTAGAATATTTCAATGTAGAAAATCCCTTTGAAAACCTAGCAGGGATACCGGTTTTTATTGGTACAGATTCAGAGATTCTAGGCGTGTTTATATTAGCTGATCGTCTAAAACCGGAGGTAAAAGAGGCCATTTTACAACTCAAAGATTTAAATATCACCCCCATGCTTTTAAGCGGAGATGCCTTGTTAAATGTCAAAGCCCTTGCTACAGAACTAGGCATAGAAAACTACAAAGCACAGGCTAAGCCAGAGGATAAATTAAAAGCCATAGATGCATTGAAAGCACAGGGGCAAATTGTGATGATGGTAGGCGATGGCATGAATGATGCGCCTAGTTTGGCCCGTAGCGATGTGGGGGTTGTGATGGCTAAGGGTAGCGATGCAAGTTTAGAAGTGGCCGATGTTGTGAGTTTTAATAATGATATTCAGTCAATAGTAGGTGCGATTAAACTGAGTATGCACACAATCACTAATATCCAACAAAATCTCTTTTGGGCCTTTTGCTATAATAGCGTGGCTATTCCCTTAGCCTGTGGGGTGGGTTATAAGTTAGGCATTATGTTTAATCCCATGCTAGCAAGTTTAGCCATGAGTTTAAGTAGTGTCAGCGTGGTACTTAACGCTCAAAGGCTTAGGGGTATTCATTTTAAAATTAGAGGATTACATGCAAGAGATTAG
- a CDS encoding PDC sensor domain-containing protein gives MLSKDVTEYAKVRSELYAYVSYLFTQNIKNYLKEPTLTYIQLSMERIKQEVRIKEDIFILDKNGNLIDREGNIKSSFAQNSLERGYFYEAVTERRCILTNPYPTRSNRGLVVTAAYPIYNDQEELFYVVCMHIPIKIAIALSSSSRHYGVFAEGSVVMYFGISITLALVALLLFIKSLSSLYMAFIHFSHFDIKEVFHPIVLLTLALATVDLVKAIFEEEVLGKNSGDNHHAIHRTMIRFLGSIIIALAIEALMLVFKFSISSPDKIVYAVYLTGGVAALLISLAIYVRFSYSAAKDSNSRR, from the coding sequence ATGTTGTCTAAAGATGTTACCGAGTATGCAAAAGTCAGAAGCGAGTTATATGCCTATGTTTCTTATCTATTCACCCAAAATATCAAAAACTACCTCAAAGAACCCACCTTAACATATATCCAGCTTTCTATGGAACGCATCAAGCAAGAAGTGCGCATTAAGGAGGATATTTTTATTTTAGATAAAAATGGGAATTTGATTGATAGAGAGGGCAATATCAAAAGCAGTTTTGCGCAAAATTCTTTAGAAAGAGGGTATTTTTACGAGGCAGTTACTGAGCGTCGCTGTATTCTGACTAATCCCTATCCCACCCGTAGTAACCGCGGATTAGTCGTTACAGCGGCCTATCCTATTTATAACGATCAAGAAGAGCTCTTTTATGTTGTGTGTATGCATATTCCAATTAAAATAGCCATTGCGCTAAGCTCTTCTTCTAGACACTATGGCGTCTTTGCTGAAGGTAGTGTGGTGATGTATTTTGGTATTTCTATCACCCTAGCCCTTGTTGCGCTGTTGCTTTTTATCAAAAGTCTTTCTAGTTTATACATGGCCTTTATCCACTTTAGCCACTTTGACATCAAGGAAGTTTTCCACCCGATTGTACTTCTCACTCTAGCCTTAGCTACAGTAGACTTGGTCAAGGCCATTTTTGAGGAAGAAGTATTAGGCAAAAACAGCGGGGATAACCACCATGCAATCCACCGTACCATGATTCGCTTTCTTGGATCAATTATCATCGCCTTAGCCATTGAGGCTTTAATGTTAGTCTTTAAATTTAGTATCAGCTCGCCGGATAAAATCGTCTATGCTGTGTATCTTACTGGAGGGGTAGCAGCTTTGCTCATTAGCCTAGCTATTTATGTCAGATTTTCTTATAGCGCAGCTAAGGATTCTAATTCCAGACGCTGA
- the tnpA gene encoding IS200/IS605 family transposase, whose protein sequence is MKENHYKLKGYLSTNRSKHNLKAHLILVCKYRKKLLVGDVAIFIKSVLEEIEESSDFIIIAMETDKDHLHLMIQYIPRVSISSIILRIKQMTTYRVWREPRFIPFLRKHFWKEQKFWTDGFFACSIGEANPETIKRYIENQG, encoded by the coding sequence ATGAAAGAAAACCATTACAAACTCAAAGGCTATTTGTCCACAAACAGGAGCAAACATAATCTAAAAGCCCATTTGATTTTAGTGTGTAAATACAGAAAAAAGTTGCTCGTAGGAGATGTGGCTATTTTTATAAAGTCTGTGCTTGAAGAGATAGAGGAAAGTTCAGATTTTATCATCATAGCAATGGAGACAGATAAAGATCATCTACACCTGATGATTCAGTATATCCCTAGGGTGTCTATCAGTTCCATTATCTTGCGGATCAAGCAGATGACTACTTATAGAGTTTGGAGAGAACCAAGATTTATCCCGTTCTTACGCAAGCATTTTTGGAAAGAACAAAAATTTTGGACAGATGGATTTTTTGCCTGTTCCATAGGAGAAGCTAACCCAGAAACCATCAAAAGATACATAGAAAATCAAGGGTAG
- a CDS encoding glycosyltransferase family 4 protein produces MAKDTQEVRARDFSGLEGLEFGYSMLFEGCLQQRPLWRNATKLIQLLRKKSYRCLLLGGWDCLEFWIAAFFSPQKANAVVVESSILESKTNGVKACIKRLFLSRISKGFVCSKLHANLLKALHFKAEIKITHGVGIIHPAKKRREKRPYAQKFICIARLSAVKNLEFLLLVFAHLPELSLSVVGTGELEEKLKNMASSNVTFLGAIENAHLNTILCAHDVLILPSLKETWGLVVEEALSSGLPVLVSTAVGARSLVQEGVNGFLFCPKDSVRLQELLKNLGVYYSTLLEGARLWSLEDKNKAQIEAYL; encoded by the coding sequence TTGGCTAAGGATACTCAAGAGGTACGCGCGCGGGATTTTTCAGGACTGGAGGGGCTTGAGTTTGGCTATAGTATGCTCTTTGAGGGTTGTTTGCAACAAAGACCTTTGTGGCGTAATGCTACCAAATTGATACAACTCTTAAGAAAAAAATCTTATCGTTGTCTTTTGCTTGGGGGTTGGGATTGTTTGGAATTTTGGATAGCAGCGTTTTTTAGTCCACAAAAAGCTAATGCGGTGGTGGTGGAGTCAAGTATTTTAGAGAGTAAAACAAATGGTGTTAAAGCTTGCATCAAACGGCTTTTTTTAAGCCGTATCTCTAAAGGCTTTGTTTGCTCAAAATTACATGCTAATCTTTTAAAAGCCTTGCACTTTAAAGCAGAGATCAAAATCACACATGGGGTAGGAATAATCCATCCTGCAAAAAAGCGCCGGGAAAAACGCCCCTATGCCCAAAAATTTATCTGCATAGCGCGTTTGAGTGCTGTTAAAAATTTAGAATTTCTTCTCTTAGTTTTTGCACATTTGCCGGAGTTGTCTTTAAGCGTGGTGGGAACAGGGGAGTTAGAGGAAAAACTTAAAAACATGGCAAGCTCTAATGTTACATTTTTAGGGGCTATAGAGAATGCACATTTAAATACAATTCTTTGTGCGCACGATGTGTTAATTTTGCCAAGCCTTAAAGAAACTTGGGGTTTGGTGGTGGAGGAGGCGCTATCTTCGGGTTTACCAGTTTTGGTGAGTACAGCTGTGGGGGCGCGCTCTTTAGTTCAAGAGGGGGTCAATGGATTTTTATTTTGTCCAAAAGATAGCGTGAGGTTACAAGAGCTTTTAAAGAATTTGGGCGTGTATTATTCTACTTTGCTAGAAGGGGCGCGGTTGTGGAGTTTAGAGGATAAAAATAAAGCACAAATAGAGGCGTATTTATGA
- the ftsH gene encoding ATP-dependent zinc metalloprotease FtsH, whose protein sequence is MENNSRGPGDPKRPLLQNPLVLIVVFIVIAIVAVRVMNSDESFGDRFLSTSTKNISYHEMKELIEKKEVDSVSIGQTLIKATSKEGNNKIIYIAKRVPDLSLVPLLDSQKINYSGFSESNFFTDILGWLLPVLVILGLWMFMASRMQKNMGGGIFGMGSSKKLINAEKPKVRFNDMAGNEEAKEEVVEIVDFLKYPDRYASLGAKIPKGVLLVGPPGTGKTLLAKAVAGEASVPFFSMGGSSFIEMFVGLGASRVRDLFEIAKKEAPSIIFIDEIDAIGKSRAAGGVISGNDEREQTLNQLLAEMDGFGSENAPVIVLAATNRPEILDPALLRPGRFDRQVLVDKPDFNGRVEILKVHIKPVKLANDVDLQEIAKLTAGLAGADLANIINEAALLAGRNNQKEVKQQHLKEAVERGIAGLEKKSRRISPKEKKIVAYHESGHAVISEMTKGSARVNKVSIIPRGMAALGYTLNTPEENKYLMQKHELIAEIDVLLGGRAAEDVFLQEISTGASNDLERATDIIKGMVSYYGMSDVSGLMVLEKQRNSFLGGGFGNGREFSEKMAEEMDNFIKNLLEERYAHVKQTLNDYKDAIEVMVGELFEKEVITGERVREIISEYEVANSLESRLVPLEEHAS, encoded by the coding sequence ATGGAAAATAATAGCCGGGGGCCAGGCGATCCTAAAAGACCACTTTTACAAAATCCTTTGGTTTTAATTGTGGTTTTTATCGTCATCGCTATTGTGGCGGTACGCGTGATGAATTCAGATGAGAGCTTTGGTGATCGCTTTTTATCCACCAGCACCAAAAATATCAGTTACCACGAAATGAAGGAATTGATTGAAAAAAAAGAGGTGGATAGTGTGAGTATTGGGCAAACACTCATTAAAGCCACCAGCAAAGAGGGTAATAATAAGATCATCTACATTGCTAAGCGCGTGCCTGATCTCTCTTTAGTACCACTCCTAGATAGCCAAAAAATCAATTACTCTGGTTTTAGCGAATCTAATTTTTTTACAGATATTTTAGGGTGGCTCTTGCCAGTTTTAGTAATTTTAGGCTTGTGGATGTTTATGGCATCTCGCATGCAAAAGAACATGGGTGGGGGTATTTTTGGCATGGGTAGTTCTAAAAAACTCATTAATGCCGAAAAACCTAAGGTGCGTTTTAATGACATGGCCGGTAATGAGGAAGCTAAAGAGGAAGTGGTTGAGATTGTAGACTTTTTAAAATATCCCGATCGTTACGCGTCTTTGGGGGCTAAAATCCCTAAAGGAGTTTTGTTAGTAGGACCTCCGGGAACGGGTAAAACCCTACTTGCTAAAGCAGTGGCCGGTGAGGCTAGTGTGCCTTTCTTTTCTATGGGGGGGAGTAGCTTTATAGAGATGTTTGTAGGGCTAGGGGCAAGTCGCGTGCGCGATCTCTTTGAAATTGCTAAAAAAGAAGCGCCTAGCATCATTTTTATTGATGAGATTGATGCCATTGGCAAGAGTCGCGCGGCTGGAGGCGTGATTAGCGGGAATGATGAGCGCGAACAGACCTTAAACCAACTTTTAGCCGAGATGGATGGTTTTGGATCAGAAAATGCACCAGTGATTGTACTAGCCGCTACTAATCGCCCCGAAATTTTAGATCCGGCTCTTTTAAGACCCGGGCGCTTTGATCGCCAAGTTTTGGTAGATAAACCAGATTTTAACGGGCGGGTGGAGATTTTAAAAGTACACATTAAGCCAGTTAAGCTAGCCAATGATGTGGATTTGCAAGAAATTGCCAAACTCACAGCCGGATTAGCCGGAGCGGATCTAGCTAATATTATTAATGAGGCTGCCTTGCTAGCTGGCCGCAATAACCAAAAAGAGGTCAAACAGCAACATTTAAAAGAGGCCGTAGAAAGGGGCATTGCCGGGTTAGAGAAAAAGAGCCGCCGCATCTCACCTAAGGAAAAGAAAATTGTGGCCTACCATGAGAGCGGGCATGCGGTGATTTCAGAGATGACTAAGGGCTCTGCGCGGGTGAATAAAGTCTCTATTATCCCAAGGGGCATGGCAGCTCTTGGTTATACGCTTAACACGCCTGAGGAGAACAAGTATTTGATGCAAAAGCACGAGCTCATCGCTGAAATTGATGTACTCTTAGGCGGGCGGGCGGCTGAAGATGTTTTTTTACAAGAGATCTCTACTGGGGCTAGCAATGATCTAGAGCGCGCCACAGACATCATCAAGGGCATGGTGAGTTATTATGGCATGAGCGATGTGAGCGGGTTGATGGTGCTAGAAAAACAGCGCAATTCCTTTTTAGGCGGGGGCTTTGGCAATGGGCGCGAGTTTAGCGAAAAGATGGCCGAAGAGATGGATAACTTCATTAAAAATCTCTTAGAAGAACGCTATGCCCATGTCAAACAAACCTTGAATGATTATAAAGATGCCATTGAGGTGATGGTGGGCGAATTGTTTGAAAAAGAGGTTATTACCGGTGAGCGGGTGCGCGAAATTATTAGCGAGTATGAGGTGGCTAATAGTCTTGAGAGTCGTCTAGTGCCCTTAGAAGAGCACGCAAGTTAG
- a CDS encoding RNA-guided endonuclease InsQ/TnpB family protein, with protein sequence MLKAIKFRIYPTIEQKTLIHKHFGCARVVYNYFLAYRQKQYAQGIRENYFSMQKALTTLKKQEAYAYLSECNSQSLQMALRQLTTAFDRFFSKLADYPRFKSKKHSKQSFCVPQHLEMDLGNNQVKLPKFKEAIKAKFHRHLPTNSIVKQGFISCVADKYYLSISYEDNEPEPKPTTIRKAVGLDMGLESLVIASNGVFYPYKKFFQNLQTKLTKAQMRLSKKLKGSNNRKKQAKKVAQIHASIRNSREDYLHKISNEITNQYDLIAVETLKVRNLVKNHKLAKSITNASWSRLISLLEYKAGWKGKTLIKIDQYFPSSQICSTCGSNTGKKPLPIRNFICPCCQTYHHRDLNASINIRNYALGMLDERHAIKVDKTRVGITRSYACGDSANGAVTKYGYILDTASYGSLKQEAHPSLAGG encoded by the coding sequence TTGCTTAAAGCAATAAAGTTTAGAATTTATCCCACCATAGAGCAAAAAACCTTGATACACAAGCACTTTGGCTGTGCTAGGGTGGTCTATAACTACTTTTTAGCATACCGCCAAAAGCAATACGCACAAGGCATTAGAGAAAATTACTTTAGCATGCAAAAGGCGCTCACTACTCTCAAAAAACAAGAGGCTTACGCTTACCTAAGTGAATGCAACTCTCAAAGCTTGCAAATGGCACTAAGACAGCTGACAACAGCCTTTGATAGGTTTTTCTCTAAGCTGGCAGATTATCCTAGATTCAAATCTAAAAAGCATTCTAAGCAGTCTTTCTGTGTCCCGCAACACTTAGAGATGGATTTAGGCAACAACCAAGTCAAGCTACCCAAATTCAAAGAAGCTATTAAAGCCAAGTTTCATAGGCATTTGCCTACAAACTCTATCGTCAAACAGGGGTTTATCTCTTGTGTAGCAGATAAATACTATCTCTCTATAAGCTATGAGGATAATGAGCCTGAACCTAAACCCACAACTATCAGAAAAGCTGTGGGTTTAGATATGGGTTTAGAGTCTTTAGTCATCGCCAGCAATGGCGTGTTCTACCCATATAAAAAGTTTTTCCAGAATCTACAAACCAAACTCACTAAAGCGCAAATGAGATTGTCTAAGAAACTAAAAGGTTCTAATAATAGAAAAAAACAAGCTAAGAAAGTGGCACAAATCCACGCTTCTATCAGGAATAGCAGAGAGGACTACCTACATAAAATCAGTAATGAGATAACCAATCAATACGATTTGATAGCAGTAGAAACCTTGAAAGTTAGGAATTTGGTCAAAAACCACAAACTAGCTAAGAGCATTACCAATGCCAGCTGGTCTAGGCTCATTAGTCTATTAGAATATAAGGCTGGTTGGAAGGGTAAAACCCTTATCAAAATTGACCAATACTTCCCTAGCTCTCAAATCTGCTCGACCTGTGGGAGCAACACAGGTAAAAAGCCACTGCCTATTAGAAATTTTATCTGCCCTTGTTGTCAAACATACCACCACAGAGACCTAAACGCTAGCATCAATATCAGAAACTATGCTTTGGGAATGCTAGATGAGCGACACGCTATCAAGGTAGATAAAACTAGGGTAGGGATTACCCGAAGTTACGCTTGTGGAGATTCCGCTAACGGGGCTGTAACCAAGTATGGCTACATACTGGATACTGCTAGTTATGGATCGTTGAAGCAAGAAGCCCACCCGTCTTTAGCGGGTGGGTGA
- a CDS encoding ABC transporter ATP-binding protein: protein MQVFFRRFYPYLKGHMRAFVLVVIASIIVALSTAWGTYLVKPTLDEIFIKKDTHMLSILPFLVILAYLGKSGGIYVQTYFTNYIGLDIVKKLRDHMLYTLLRMEICFFERTKKGELITRITNDIALVRASLSNYLSESMREMLTVVGLVAVVIYQSPKLALIGLIIMPLAAFPLSRIIKKVKKLSKANQETNARMTARLSEIFHSVEVVKTSNGEALELQAFQKENQTFFDLSLKGIKYAEISSPLMEFLGSIAIALVIYLGGLEVIKGHISVGAFFSFITALFMLYTPIKRLVRIASNFQEALVAGERIYEILEREPGIVDGSLVLQEPIRHIAFKEVYLAYQNNHQFALQDINLDFKQDQIIAIVGKSGSGKSSLVNLILRLYEPTRGEITINDMSISSLQQKSLRDQIGIVNQRVFIISGSVAENVAYGLSINEERVLECLKQAQALDFLQSLGGIGANLEEFGANLSGGQRQRIAIARALYRNASVLIFDEATSALDVHTQEGIKETIYSLRKDRLIIIISHNPASLEIATHIYTLEEGQLQAKTML, encoded by the coding sequence TTGCAAGTTTTTTTCAGGCGTTTTTATCCTTATCTTAAGGGGCATATGCGGGCTTTTGTACTTGTAGTGATTGCCTCTATTATTGTCGCTCTTAGTACAGCTTGGGGGACCTATCTAGTCAAGCCAACTTTAGATGAAATTTTTATTAAAAAAGACACCCACATGCTTTCTATCTTGCCCTTTTTAGTGATTTTGGCATATCTAGGCAAGAGCGGGGGGATTTATGTCCAAACTTATTTCACTAATTACATCGGGTTAGACATCGTAAAAAAATTGCGCGATCACATGCTTTATACCCTTTTAAGAATGGAAATATGTTTTTTTGAGCGCACTAAAAAGGGCGAGCTAATTACCCGTATCACTAATGACATCGCTTTAGTACGTGCCAGTCTCTCTAATTATTTATCTGAAAGCATGCGCGAAATGCTCACCGTTGTAGGTTTGGTAGCTGTAGTGATTTATCAAAGCCCTAAACTTGCCCTCATTGGTCTTATTATCATGCCCCTAGCGGCTTTCCCACTCAGTAGAATTATCAAAAAAGTTAAAAAGCTCAGTAAAGCCAATCAAGAAACCAATGCGCGCATGACGGCTAGATTATCAGAAATCTTTCATAGTGTGGAAGTGGTGAAAACTTCTAATGGAGAGGCCTTAGAATTGCAGGCTTTTCAAAAAGAAAACCAAACCTTTTTTGATCTGAGTTTAAAGGGCATTAAATACGCAGAAATTTCTAGCCCTCTAATGGAATTTTTAGGTTCTATTGCCATTGCTTTAGTGATTTATTTAGGTGGGCTAGAGGTGATCAAAGGGCATATTAGCGTGGGGGCTTTCTTTTCTTTTATCACCGCTCTTTTTATGCTCTATACTCCTATAAAGCGGCTGGTTAGAATTGCTTCTAATTTTCAAGAAGCTTTAGTTGCCGGTGAACGGATTTATGAAATTTTAGAAAGAGAGCCCGGGATTGTAGATGGATCGTTGGTTTTACAAGAACCCATTAGACACATCGCCTTTAAAGAAGTGTATTTGGCCTATCAAAATAACCATCAATTTGCTTTACAAGATATTAATTTAGATTTTAAACAAGATCAAATCATCGCTATTGTTGGTAAAAGCGGGAGTGGAAAAAGTTCGCTAGTCAATTTGATTTTACGCCTCTATGAACCCACTAGGGGGGAAATTACAATTAATGACATGTCCATTAGTTCTTTGCAACAAAAGAGTTTGCGCGATCAGATCGGTATTGTCAACCAAAGGGTATTTATCATTAGTGGTAGTGTGGCTGAAAATGTGGCTTATGGGCTAAGCATTAATGAGGAAAGGGTGCTAGAATGTCTTAAGCAGGCGCAGGCTTTGGATTTTCTACAAAGTTTGGGCGGAATAGGGGCTAATTTAGAGGAATTTGGGGCGAATTTAAGCGGGGGACAGCGCCAAAGAATTGCCATCGCCCGCGCGTTGTATCGCAACGCTAGCGTGCTTATCTTTGATGAGGCCACCTCAGCGCTAGATGTGCACACACAAGAGGGGATTAAAGAAACCATTTATAGTTTAAGAAAAGATCGTTTAATCATCATCATCTCGCATAATCCTGCTAGTTTAGAAATTGCCACCCATATTTATACTTTAGAGGAAGGACAACTCCAAGCTAAAACCATGTTATAA
- a CDS encoding glycosyltransferase family 2 protein gives MKISLITPVLNRVKTLKHTIQSVLEQSQTPYEHLIIDGGSVDGTLELLKAYPHLLVHSKPDLGLYDAMNKGIALAKGEIIGILNSDDVYAHSKVLEKIAQVFKDNPQAQMVYGDLVYVRDAKIVRYYQSGNFDPKLFFYGRVPAHPTLFVRKEVYARFGGYKIDYKIAADYEFLVRTLLKGGVSWAYLPEVLIKMGVGGVSTQGLKSLWLANKENLRACRENGIKANLLTMLLRYPYKIKGLLRAKLSVWN, from the coding sequence ATGAAAATCAGCTTAATTACACCAGTTTTAAATAGGGTGAAAACTTTGAAACACACGATTCAATCTGTTTTAGAGCAAAGCCAAACACCCTATGAGCATTTAATTATAGACGGGGGGAGTGTAGATGGAACGCTAGAGCTTTTAAAGGCCTATCCACATCTTCTAGTACATAGCAAGCCCGATCTAGGGCTTTATGATGCGATGAATAAGGGCATTGCTTTAGCTAAAGGAGAAATCATTGGAATACTTAATAGCGATGATGTATACGCTCACTCTAAAGTTTTAGAAAAAATAGCGCAAGTCTTTAAAGATAACCCACAAGCACAAATGGTTTATGGGGATTTGGTGTATGTAAGGGATGCTAAGATCGTGCGCTATTATCAAAGTGGAAATTTTGATCCTAAACTCTTTTTTTATGGGCGCGTGCCTGCACACCCTACACTTTTTGTACGAAAAGAGGTATATGCGCGTTTTGGAGGATATAAGATAGATTATAAAATAGCCGCTGATTATGAGTTTTTAGTGCGTACCTTGCTTAAGGGAGGGGTTAGCTGGGCTTATCTGCCTGAGGTGCTTATTAAAATGGGGGTAGGAGGGGTGAGTACGCAAGGGCTTAAAAGTTTATGGCTAGCCAACAAGGAAAATTTGCGCGCCTGTAGAGAGAATGGGATCAAGGCTAACTTACTCACTATGCTTTTAAGATACCCCTATAAGATTAAGGGTTTGTTGCGGGCAAAACTCAGCGTCTGGAATTAG
- the copP gene encoding copper-binding metallochaperone CopP produces the protein MQEISLKVTGMTCQHCVDKIEKFVGELEGVNKIDVSLEKQQVVVAFENPANLEAIKEAILDAGYELG, from the coding sequence ATGCAAGAGATTAGTCTGAAAGTTACAGGCATGACATGCCAACATTGCGTAGATAAAATAGAAAAATTTGTAGGAGAATTAGAGGGGGTTAATAAAATTGATGTGAGTTTAGAAAAACAACAAGTGGTGGTTGCTTTTGAGAATCCTGCAAATTTAGAGGCTATTAAAGAAGCTATTTTAGATGCGGGTTATGAGTTAGGCTAG